The DNA region ACAACTCTTACAATCATATTTGCATGTTCTACTTCTTTTCCTGTTTCAGCTCCATCTTCACAATCACAAGTAATATCAAAAACTGGACCTAATTTTTTTTGCATTTCAAATGCTTTTAAAATTAATTTTTCACTACCTGCAAAGTGTTCACAAGAAGGGATAATTGGTAAACTTTTTCCTGATTCGAATAATGCTTTGTTTGGATGTGTCATAATAAATTCCTTTTTTTAATTTGGTTCCCAATTAAAAAATGGGACCTTTTTATTTTTTGTCTTCTTTTTTGTCTTCACTTCGTTCGCCACAAGACTACGCTATGAAGAGCACGGGAAGTAAATTCCCGTTAAAAGAAGAAAAACTCTAAAGGAGACAACGAGTTGTCTCAACAATTCTTATTAACTTATTTTTTTGTCTTTCTTTTAGGAATGATTACAGTGTAATCTAAATCAAGTACTACATTTTTTAAGTAATTACCATCTTCAGCTTTTGGTGATTCAATCTCTTCTGATTTTTGATTTTTAACAGCAATTGTTCTTAATCTTAATAATCCTATATCTTCTCTTTCATGTTCAATTGTTTCAACTATTTCTGTATAAGCATAAATAGTATCACCTCCAAATGTTGGATTTGCATGCGTCCCACTATTTATTGAGTAAATCCACTGTGCATTTTCTAATCCATTAAACGAAATAGTTCTAGCTATTGAAATAACATGCCCACCATACATTAATCTTTGTTTCATTGGTGTGTTTTTCATCATAAAATCATCAAAATGAACTTTTGCATTATTTTGATATAGTTTTGTTGCTAATGTATGATCACTGTCATCAATAGTAATTCCTTCTGGATGATTTAATCTTTCACCTGTAATATAATCTTCAAAAAAGAATTTCCCACCAGTTGCAGATGTATCAATATCTTTTTGTTTGGGAATATTGATATTTCTTGTAATTGGTTGAGTTTTTTCAAATGTAGGAATATGTTTTATTCCACTTATTTGTTCTTTATTCTTTTTATGAACCATAACCCATCTTTTTAGATTAAGAACTTCTTGTTTATCTTGGTTATAACCAATTGAATGAACATATACAACTCCACTTTTCCCATTTGAATTCTCTTTTAATCCAATAATTTCTGTTTCTAATCTTACTGTATCACCTACAAATACAGGATTAGGAAAAGATACTTCAGCATAGCCTAAATTTGCAATAGCATTTAAAGATATATCTTGAACTGATTTCCCAAATGTTAAATGAAACATTAATAAATCATCAAGAGGTTTCTTTTTATATCCCATTCTTTGCGCTAATACATCTGATGAATGTAATGCAAATCTACTTCCCGTTAAGGCAATGTAAAAAGATACATCACCATCAGTAATTGTTCTAGGAAGTGGGTGAATTATTTTCTGTCCAATTTCAAAATCTTCAAAAAAATTACCTAAATTAATCTTAGACAAAATATCCTCCTTATTTGTCAAATAAATTTTGACCTAATGCTTTATATGTTTCATATAAAGAGATTCTTTTTTTAGCCCATTTAATTCTTGAACTATCAACTAATTTATTATTATAAATAATTACTTCTCTTCCATCTTTTGCTGCTTCTTCATATTTTTCTATCATCTCTTCATATGCAGAAACATCTGCTTGTTTAGGTGTAAATATATCATTTATATATTCAATTTGTACTGGATGAATTAAAGATTTTCCATCAAAACCTAAATAATAAGCATCTTTAGTAGAATCTTCACAAGCAAACTCATCTAATACATCATAATAAGGTCCATCTATTACAAATTTACCAAATGCTTTAGCTGCAAGTGCAATTTGAGATAGATAATTAAACATTGCTTTTGAACCTTTTTTCATATCTATTTGAAGTCTATTTGCTAATTTATTTGACCCTGCAACTACAACTTCAACTCTAGAACTTGCACTACAAATTTCTTGTATATTTAATACAGAAATAGGAGTTTCTATCATGATCATTAAAGTTAATTCAGGATTAACTTCATCTATTAATTTAACAGCTTCTAAAACATCCTCTTTTGAGTCAATTTTTGAAAATAGTATTCCAT from Malaciobacter molluscorum LMG 25693 includes:
- a CDS encoding MaoC family dehydratase, translating into MSKINLGNFFEDFEIGQKIIHPLPRTITDGDVSFYIALTGSRFALHSSDVLAQRMGYKKKPLDDLLMFHLTFGKSVQDISLNAIANLGYAEVSFPNPVFVGDTVRLETEIIGLKENSNGKSGVVYVHSIGYNQDKQEVLNLKRWVMVHKKNKEQISGIKHIPTFEKTQPITRNINIPKQKDIDTSATGGKFFFEDYITGERLNHPEGITIDDSDHTLATKLYQNNAKVHFDDFMMKNTPMKQRLMYGGHVISIARTISFNGLENAQWIYSINSGTHANPTFGGDTIYAYTEIVETIEHEREDIGLLRLRTIAVKNQKSEEIESPKAEDGNYLKNVVLDLDYTVIIPKRKTKK